Genomic DNA from Methanobrevibacter sp.:
TTATTCTGAAGATTACATTGCAATTGAACCTAAAACTCCCTGCCCTGTATTATATGGTATCAGGTCAAATACTGTGGAATCCCTTAAAAAAGCAAAAGATATTGTTCAAGTTTCAGAACCGATTGTGGATTGGTGTATTTTCAAAACAAACCAACATACTGACATGCATATTCAAAATGCATCAGATATTTCATCCATGAAACAATTTGGTTGTTATTGTGTCACTGGAAAAGTTAAAAATAAACCTACTGTCATTGATGGTGGTCACATGTTCTTTTACATCTTTGATGAGTCTGGTGAGATTGAATGCGGTGCATACGAACCAACAAAGAACTTTAGAAAAGTAGTTTCACATTTGTGTCCTGGAGATATTATAAAAATTTATGGTGGAATTGGAGAACATAATACATTCAATATTGAGAAGTTTCAAGTCATTAAATTAAATGATATTGAATATAAAAATCCAATTTGTGAATGTGGTAAAAGAATGACTTCTGCTGGTAAAAACAAGGGATTTAAATGCAAAAAATGCGGAAATAAAATTTCATCAAATAAAAAAGTTCCTATTAAGGTAACTCGTTTTTTAAAAAATGCTCAGTTTTACGAAACACCTGTTTCTGCAAGAAGACATCTATCAAAACCACTTTGTAGAATGTCTTTGCATTAAAAATTGTTTATTTAATTAGTTATGTTGAATATAAATAATTTTAATCTATTTTAATGTGTTCACTTTTTGTGAAATTATTACTTGATTTTAACTATTTTTATTCCATTTATTGGAACTTTTAAGAACTCTTTCCTATCAATTTATATATGATAATTTTTAGAATATAATTTAATCAAATATCCTATTTTTCTTATAAGGAGTTGGCCAAAATAATGAAAAAAGATAGAGACAAGACAGACATTCAACACATTTATCGTGACAAAACTGATAAACGTATTTTGAAAAAGAATCCATGGAAGGACTATGGATTGCATGTTAGTGTACTTGTTTTAGTTATAATTGCTAACTTTATTGGGCCGATTAAGATTCCATTGGCTAAAGGAGTCGAAGTTTCAGTAATGCCTTTGTTATATACAATGGTGTTAGGTTTAATTTTTTATTTGGCAAAACCAATTACTTGGATTCAAAGAAAGCAATCTAGAGTTGCTGAAGGTGCAATGATGCTATTTATTGGTGTATTGATTGCAAAATTGGCTGTTTCCAGTGGTCAATCTATCCATTTGATTTTTGAAATGGGGCCTGCTTTGATATTACAAGAATTAGGGCATTTAGCTACAATTTTCATCGCTCTTCCTATTGCGTTATTATTAGGATTTAAGCGTGAAACAATAGGTATGACTTCATCTATCGGTCGTGAACCTGAAGTTGCAGTTGTTGTTGATAAATATGGTTTCAATTCACCAGAATCAAGGGGAATTTTTGCATTGTTCATTGTAGGGACAATTATCGGAACAGTATTTATTAGTTTCCTAACCAGTATCTGTGTTTCAATACTTCCGTTACATCCATATGCATTTGCTATGGCTAGTGGAGTTGGTAGTGCAAGTATGAATGCAGCATCATTGGCTCCAACTATTGCAGCATTTCCTCAATTGGCAACTCAAATTGAGGCATTTGCAGGATTCAGTAATTTGCTTTCATTCTCAGTTGGTATTTATATTGTAATATTTATTGCTATTCCTTTAACAGAAAAATTATATTCAATTTTAGAACCTAGGATTGGAAGAGAAGCTATTGTAAAAGAGGAGGATGAATAGATGGTTGATATTATTGATGGATCTGAAAATGTTTCAGTTCATGGTATCTTGAATTGGATTTTACTTTTAACCATATTTTCAATCATTGTTGTTGTTGGAAATTATATAGGTTACAATCATCCTATTGTTGATTCTTTAATTGGTATGGCTATTCTAAGCATAATCACCCTTGTTGGTGTTTGGATGGAGAGATATTTGCCTTTAAACATTTCTTCAATTATTTATATCAGTATAATTGGTATTGTTCTAGCATTTCCTGGTATGCCAACTTCAGAGGCTTTACTCTACTATGTATCTCAAGTTGAATTAATTTCCATTGTTACAGTGTTCTTGGCATATGTGGGTATTGGAATGGGTAAAAGCTGGGATGAATTCAAGGCATTAGGTCCAAAAGCAGTTATTATTACCATACTTGTTATTGCCTCCACATATTTGGGTTCTGCAATTGTGGCACACATCATTTTAGTTTTAACTGGTGTTCAAATATAAAACTCTAATCTGGAGTTTATTTTTTTTAATTTTTATTTTTTTTAATGTGATTTTATGAAAAAGACATTCATTACAAGCATTCCTGACGAGCCGGGTTCATTTTTAAAACCAACCAAAATTATATCAAACTTAGGTCTAAACATTACTCGTGTAAGCTATAATAATTCCATTGATACAAATATTCT
This window encodes:
- a CDS encoding tRNA(Ile)(2)-agmatinylcytidine synthase, whose product is MIIINILHIGIDDTDSPDGMCTTYLASQIINKFEDNGIKLVDYPRLIRLNPFARFKTRGNGGVGLKIPNDDNVELAKKIVLEEVEKLSMFDCDNTNPGVIFYDGEITKEMEDYAFRAIYEFITIDEAEEFGKSVGCEIHKFKKGRGIIGSIASISLPLSDFTFELLAYRAAENYGTKRQIDYESVYRMDKETFPDTFENIDYSEDYIAIEPKTPCPVLYGIRSNTVESLKKAKDIVQVSEPIVDWCIFKTNQHTDMHIQNASDISSMKQFGCYCVTGKVKNKPTVIDGGHMFFYIFDESGEIECGAYEPTKNFRKVVSHLCPGDIIKIYGGIGEHNTFNIEKFQVIKLNDIEYKNPICECGKRMTSAGKNKGFKCKKCGNKISSNKKVPIKVTRFLKNAQFYETPVSARRHLSKPLCRMSLH
- a CDS encoding DUF3100 domain-containing protein; the protein is MKKDRDKTDIQHIYRDKTDKRILKKNPWKDYGLHVSVLVLVIIANFIGPIKIPLAKGVEVSVMPLLYTMVLGLIFYLAKPITWIQRKQSRVAEGAMMLFIGVLIAKLAVSSGQSIHLIFEMGPALILQELGHLATIFIALPIALLLGFKRETIGMTSSIGREPEVAVVVDKYGFNSPESRGIFALFIVGTIIGTVFISFLTSICVSILPLHPYAFAMASGVGSASMNAASLAPTIAAFPQLATQIEAFAGFSNLLSFSVGIYIVIFIAIPLTEKLYSILEPRIGREAIVKEEDE